In one Candidatus Methylomirabilis sp. genomic region, the following are encoded:
- a CDS encoding tyrosine-type recombinase/integrase, translated as MSIFWNKVRGKWEIQVFSQGQRLSRLLPDPRSRPDPSSPPREARLLEAHLKLQLQRGEASAQRQTLKALADAYLQTAKLRCRPRGVEYLESRIPHLLRLLPSRVDRITRQLVETYRVTRRQEGVSNATINREVSVLKAMLNRAVDWEWLPRNPLARFKPLPEPPERVRYLEPAQFRAILAELTLPLQVLALASCLTLLRLSELLSVRWDQFDSSVLEVPVKGGRLKRLPLTPPIVGLLSRLPHLGPWVFTNPATMKPYTSAGVKASWRRACCRAEIKDFRFHDLRHQGATLLYELGYDEGMIKRIGGWRSTAAMERYRHIREPLVVDALQALWSTLVPYLALEPSTNQLISANRQGKA; from the coding sequence ATGAGCATCTTTTGGAACAAGGTCCGAGGAAAATGGGAGATCCAGGTCTTCTCCCAAGGGCAGCGGCTCTCGCGGCTTCTCCCTGATCCCCGCAGCCGCCCCGATCCTTCCTCGCCGCCTCGGGAAGCCCGACTCCTGGAAGCCCATCTCAAGCTTCAGCTTCAGCGGGGCGAGGCCTCGGCGCAGCGCCAGACTCTTAAGGCCCTGGCAGACGCCTATCTCCAGACGGCCAAACTCCGCTGTAGGCCGCGCGGCGTGGAATACCTTGAGAGCCGCATTCCGCATCTGCTCCGCCTCCTGCCATCCCGCGTAGATCGGATCACCCGACAGTTGGTGGAGACCTACCGCGTCACACGGCGTCAGGAGGGGGTTTCGAATGCCACGATTAACCGAGAGGTCTCGGTCCTCAAAGCCATGCTGAACCGCGCCGTGGACTGGGAGTGGCTGCCTCGCAATCCCCTTGCCCGCTTCAAGCCGCTCCCGGAGCCCCCGGAACGGGTCCGCTATTTGGAGCCCGCTCAGTTTCGGGCGATCCTGGCCGAACTGACGCTGCCGCTCCAGGTGCTGGCGCTCGCCTCCTGTCTTACCCTTCTCCGGCTGTCGGAACTCTTGAGCGTCCGTTGGGACCAGTTCGATAGCTCCGTGTTGGAGGTTCCGGTGAAGGGCGGACGGCTTAAACGCCTGCCGTTGACCCCCCCGATTGTCGGCCTGCTGTCACGGCTGCCCCACCTGGGGCCGTGGGTCTTCACCAATCCCGCCACCATGAAACCGTATACCAGCGCGGGGGTAAAGGCCTCTTGGCGCCGGGCGTGCTGCCGGGCAGAGATCAAGGACTTCCGCTTCCACGACCTGCGGCACCAGGGGGCTACGCTACTCTACGAGCTGGGTTACGATGAGGGGATGATCAAGAGGATCGGTGGCTGGCGTTCGACAGCCGCTATGGAGCGGTACCGGCATATACGGGAGCCGCTGGTGGTTGATGCCCTTCAGGCGCTCTGGAGCACCCTGGTGCCCTATCTTGCTCTTGAGCCTTCGACAAACCAGTTGATATCTGCGAACCGGCAAGGTAAAGCATAG
- a CDS encoding crossover junction endodeoxyribonuclease RuvC has product MLTLALDPSLAETGVALVDQQTERVVTTLAIKTNPAYPEQDRLQVLQESLARLIKKLKPVDLAIELPFVGVNPDTALKLGGVRGMILTLANLHHLRVHEYTTFEVKQAVSGNRTADKEQVRQMVKRLTGIYVANNNISDAVAVGLCHLRHQRFEQALATAEKQ; this is encoded by the coding sequence ATGTTGACCTTGGCGCTCGATCCTAGTTTAGCCGAAACGGGAGTAGCCCTTGTGGACCAACAGACAGAGCGGGTCGTCACCACCCTGGCCATCAAGACCAACCCGGCGTACCCGGAGCAGGACCGGCTGCAGGTGCTCCAGGAGAGCCTGGCCAGACTGATCAAGAAGCTGAAGCCGGTGGACCTGGCTATCGAGTTGCCGTTTGTCGGGGTTAACCCTGACACGGCCCTCAAGCTGGGCGGGGTGCGAGGGATGATTCTCACCCTGGCGAATCTCCATCACCTCCGGGTCCATGAGTACACCACCTTCGAGGTGAAGCAGGCGGTGTCGGGCAACCGGACGGCGGACAAGGAGCAGGTCCGGCAGATGGTCAAACGGCTGACGGGAATCTACGTCGCCAACAACAACATCAGCGATGCCGTCGCCGTGGGCCTGTGCCATCTCCGTCATCAGCGGTTTGAGCAGGCACTGGCGACGGCGGAGAAACAATGA
- a CDS encoding Rad52/Rad22 family DNA repair protein translates to MNRELLQKPFEPAQIKQRKGRNGMLDYVEGHSIIQRLNDAFEGAWSFEVLDHQIVEEKDEILVLGKLSAEGVVKMQFGSTQITRDRDSKSIISIGDDLKAAATDALKKCATFLGVGLHLYGERSARLAGRENGAGQSQGTTARRTSRDAGTKKPEPTNGQSDQPEGSNTNGRLTNAQHSAILTTAKRRGLSPIELNQDSLNRYGVQVPYLTYQSAADFIQHLQSPA, encoded by the coding sequence ATGAATCGCGAACTTTTGCAGAAACCCTTTGAACCTGCCCAGATCAAGCAGCGCAAGGGCAGGAACGGCATGCTGGACTACGTGGAGGGCCACTCCATCATCCAGCGCCTGAACGATGCCTTCGAGGGCGCCTGGTCCTTTGAGGTCCTCGATCACCAGATCGTCGAGGAGAAGGATGAGATCCTGGTTCTGGGGAAGCTGTCCGCGGAGGGAGTGGTCAAGATGCAGTTCGGCAGTACTCAGATCACCCGTGACCGTGACAGCAAGTCGATCATCTCCATCGGCGACGACCTGAAGGCGGCGGCGACCGATGCCCTCAAGAAGTGCGCCACGTTCCTGGGCGTAGGTCTTCACCTCTACGGGGAGCGCTCGGCTCGGTTGGCCGGGCGAGAGAACGGCGCCGGCCAATCGCAGGGGACGACCGCTCGCCGTACGAGCCGGGACGCTGGAACCAAAAAACCTGAGCCCACGAACGGTCAGTCCGACCAGCCAGAAGGATCGAACACCAATGGCCGCCTGACCAATGCCCAGCACAGCGCGATCCTGACTACCGCCAAACGGCGCGGGCTCTCCCCGATCGAGCTGAACCAGGATTCGCTCAACCGGTATGGCGTTCAGGTCCCGTACCTGACCTACCAAAGCGCCGCCGACTTCATCCAGCATCTGCAGTCGCCTGCATAA
- a CDS encoding helix-turn-helix transcriptional regulator, translating into MRSKVRGDRIQSKRKALGWSLRRLAEEVGADPVTLWRIERGLRTPKVDLFYKLAQALRLKPEELLR; encoded by the coding sequence ATGCGATCTAAAGTGCGAGGAGATCGGATCCAGTCAAAGCGAAAAGCCCTCGGCTGGAGCCTACGGCGGCTGGCCGAGGAGGTTGGAGCGGATCCCGTGACGCTGTGGCGGATCGAACGAGGTCTCCGCACCCCCAAAGTGGACCTCTTCTACAAGCTTGCCCAGGCGCTCCGTCTCAAGCCGGAAGAGCTCCTTCGATAA
- a CDS encoding type II toxin-antitoxin system RelE/ParE family toxin, with product MKWEADLHDDFVPEYRGLHKDVQDELLAHIELLEQFGPQLGRPHADTLKDSRHAHMKELRFDAAEGVWRVAFAFDPHRKAIILVAGDKSGVSDKRFYRQLIDKADARFDAHLATVKKQKEKKRK from the coding sequence GTGAAGTGGGAAGCTGATCTCCATGACGATTTCGTCCCCGAGTACCGCGGTCTGCATAAGGACGTGCAGGACGAACTACTGGCCCACATCGAACTGCTTGAACAGTTCGGCCCGCAGCTAGGGCGGCCCCATGCGGACACTCTGAAGGACTCACGTCATGCACATATGAAGGAATTGCGGTTCGACGCCGCTGAGGGTGTCTGGCGTGTAGCCTTCGCGTTTGATCCACACCGCAAGGCCATTATTCTGGTAGCCGGAGATAAGTCCGGCGTGAGCGACAAGCGGTTCTACCGTCAACTGATCGACAAGGCCGATGCGCGTTTTGACGCTCATCTGGCCACAGTCAAAAAGCAGAAGGAAAAGAAAAGGAAGTAA
- a CDS encoding helix-turn-helix transcriptional regulator, with translation MTLPVGEWIKVKRKAKKLSLAKLAQKAGCSDSALFWIERGRKADFELLRRIVAGLDESFQFFLQETGVISEEEQRFLEDPEFAKIYFELQRKRELNPGEKRQLAEVLLQIIKRF, from the coding sequence ATGACGCTGCCTGTAGGTGAATGGATCAAAGTCAAGCGGAAGGCGAAGAAACTCTCGCTGGCTAAGCTCGCTCAGAAAGCGGGGTGTAGCGACAGCGCCCTTTTCTGGATCGAGCGGGGGCGGAAGGCCGATTTCGAGCTCCTCCGCCGGATCGTAGCTGGCCTGGACGAGTCGTTTCAGTTCTTCCTCCAGGAGACGGGTGTCATCTCCGAGGAAGAGCAGCGGTTCCTGGAGGACCCGGAGTTCGCGAAGATCTACTTCGAACTCCAGCGGAAGCGGGAGCTCAATCCGGGAGAGAAGCGACAGTTGGCTGAGGTGCTGCTTCAGATCATCAAACGGTTCTAG
- a CDS encoding PD-(D/E)XK nuclease family protein, with protein MTVNEFSNHLHTSHSQLDTFLGCPQRYNYQYVQGAPWEHLPASLAFGRAIHAAVAHYYRHLKQFGEPLIVGVLKACFHAEFKEAIPKDIEVLYKDGESERSMREKGDGLLEVFHAKARPQTIEAVEMPFLVDLIDPATGEILETKLAGIFDLIESDADGTMTIADLKTSARRYTENQADNHLQSTLYAYALRRLGYTTDGQNVLIRFDVLLKTKAPDMESYYAVKAEEDEAWTLALIRRVLYAIEAGAYYPVRSWRCPECPFRRRCAADIT; from the coding sequence ATGACCGTCAACGAGTTCAGCAACCATCTGCACACCTCCCACAGCCAGCTTGACACCTTCCTGGGGTGCCCCCAAAGGTACAACTACCAGTACGTTCAGGGGGCACCCTGGGAGCACCTGCCCGCCTCGCTCGCCTTTGGCCGGGCGATCCATGCTGCCGTCGCCCACTACTACCGGCACCTGAAGCAGTTCGGGGAGCCGCTCATTGTCGGGGTCCTGAAGGCTTGTTTTCATGCGGAGTTCAAGGAGGCTATCCCCAAAGACATCGAGGTCCTGTACAAGGATGGCGAGAGCGAGCGGTCAATGCGGGAGAAGGGCGACGGGCTCCTGGAGGTCTTTCACGCCAAGGCCCGTCCCCAGACCATTGAGGCGGTGGAGATGCCGTTCCTGGTGGACCTGATCGATCCCGCCACGGGCGAGATCCTCGAGACGAAGCTCGCAGGGATCTTCGACCTGATCGAGAGCGATGCCGACGGAACCATGACCATCGCGGATCTGAAGACCTCCGCACGTCGCTACACCGAGAACCAGGCCGACAACCACCTTCAGTCAACACTTTACGCCTATGCCCTCCGGCGCCTGGGTTACACCACGGACGGGCAGAACGTCCTGATCCGGTTCGACGTCCTGCTGAAGACCAAGGCGCCCGATATGGAGAGCTACTACGCCGTCAAGGCCGAGGAGGACGAGGCCTGGACCCTGGCGCTGATCCGACGCGTGCTGTATGCCATCGAGGCGGGAGCCTATTACCCTGTGCGGAGCTGGCGGTGTCCCGAGTGCCCCTTCCGCCGCCGATGCGCCGCTGACATCACCTGA
- a CDS encoding helix-turn-helix transcriptional regulator gives MTHLERIRKELSPARRKKIEARAAQLIAEEMTLQELRRARKLTQVRMAKELGIGQDGVSKLEKRADLMISTLRKTVKAMGGTLSLVAEFPDRPPVALSGIAEDEPDSKPAGRKQAHAHA, from the coding sequence GTGACACACCTCGAACGAATAAGGAAGGAATTAAGCCCGGCCCGGCGCAAGAAGATCGAGGCTCGCGCAGCCCAGCTCATCGCGGAGGAAATGACATTACAGGAACTCCGGCGCGCACGCAAGCTCACGCAGGTTCGCATGGCCAAGGAACTCGGCATCGGACAAGATGGCGTGTCCAAACTTGAAAAACGCGCTGATCTGATGATTTCCACGTTGCGGAAGACCGTTAAAGCAATGGGCGGGACGCTGTCGCTTGTCGCGGAATTCCCTGACCGCCCGCCGGTCGCTCTGTCCGGTATCGCCGAAGACGAGCCGGACTCCAAACCGGCGGGCCGAAAACAAGCGCACGCACATGCGTAG
- a CDS encoding JAB domain-containing protein, translated as MGKHVQLALLPSVRSEAPATRYRLKTATVTLEVREPGLDERCGSVGEAVAILQAIYRQLDADQEHFVVLCLNSRSRITGYKVAASGGQDQTTVDSKIVFRFALLFGAAAIIVAHNHPSGNTQPSQHDLDLTHLLVLAAETLALKLHDHIIIEPAGSYYSMAQHQQV; from the coding sequence ATGGGAAAGCACGTGCAATTAGCGCTCTTGCCAAGTGTAAGGTCTGAAGCCCCAGCGACCCGCTACAGGCTTAAGACCGCAACGGTGACACTGGAGGTCAGAGAGCCCGGGCTCGATGAGCGTTGCGGATCGGTAGGGGAGGCGGTTGCCATCCTTCAGGCCATCTACCGGCAGTTGGATGCCGACCAAGAGCATTTTGTGGTGCTCTGCCTAAACTCCCGCAGCCGGATCACGGGCTATAAGGTCGCTGCAAGCGGCGGCCAAGACCAAACCACTGTTGATTCAAAGATCGTCTTCCGATTCGCCCTGCTCTTTGGTGCAGCGGCGATCATCGTTGCCCACAACCACCCCTCCGGCAACACCCAGCCAAGCCAGCACGACCTCGATCTCACCCACTTGCTCGTACTTGCGGCCGAGACGCTGGCGCTGAAGCTCCACGATCACATCATCATCGAGCCGGCCGGAAGCTACTACTCCATGGCGCAGCATCAGCAGGTTTAG
- a CDS encoding DUF499 domain-containing protein: protein MSENLKPWYAVATPHEDIREGRLAEAVFAANVWAVVQGTAPEVYLDPEEFFRKTYLTTGLSTVLNRVAGALRRGGETGDRIISLQTAFGGGKTHTLVALWHLAKHADRLKASPHAEGLRKAVGGRLPEKVKGVAVFTNQTCDATQGRKAPEGIHLRTLWGELAFQLGGKALYERVRANDESQRVPQGLFFEVLQAASPCLILLDELADYCVGAAAVPVGDTSLADQTVSFIQQLTESVQQVPGAVVVATLPASKYEVAQSEKGQEAFVTLEKRFQRLGADIKPVSDEEIYDVVRARLFESIAPDSESDYPKKVAQVYQGMYAAHAGEVPSEVARNTYREQLQRAYPFHPLLIDALYTRWGSHPDFQRTRGVLRLLASIVGDLWKRRQGNTETQHLIQPCHVHWSVDALQAALTRLWGPPYQSVAAADVIGERSNAGIFDEERGGDYRSEAIGQGLASAILLGSFGGQGGRSGFSSKDLKLACSRHGLNWNYVDGALLELENRSFYLHTTSAGSLGKRYWFGTKPALTMLVVQYRQQMAKENFEEEILEDLRAEAQKGALAGATWRVIVNPAKDLPEQKSLTLLILPPSLAWDENGGTKEAIREHVKSISLRCGAKDRIYRNTLLFLLGTVRGLNKLRQVHREWTALDGVRTDYWGQLDEEQREDLGRRLDAARRATMEALGPAYTVALRVRGHEVEACSLSDARRTLQEHLGYLWTTLVEDEEWILRSVGSVTLESTGLIPKEGGLRLKDAVEAFLRFTDKPMVATREAVTTGLAQACADGLVGVGRGGSLSTLLARYCKESVSLDPSEDGLWIIPPFTPEPAKYPESAEATGARVGTGESGAIGGISPDAASRDTSGTAIAAKGGVKSTVRRFVVRGNVPIENWGELFRCFVGPAARMNLKKLHLGVQFEMELPEGGTLSENDPALKAMKEAARQLGLALEVLEAEFDR from the coding sequence ATGAGCGAAAACCTGAAACCCTGGTACGCCGTTGCGACACCTCACGAGGACATCCGCGAAGGACGTCTCGCAGAGGCCGTCTTCGCCGCGAACGTCTGGGCGGTCGTCCAGGGCACCGCGCCGGAGGTTTACCTTGACCCCGAGGAGTTCTTCCGCAAAACGTATCTGACGACCGGACTGTCCACCGTCCTGAATCGGGTCGCGGGGGCGCTGCGACGCGGCGGGGAGACCGGAGACCGCATTATCAGTCTGCAGACTGCCTTCGGCGGCGGCAAAACGCACACGCTCGTTGCCTTGTGGCATCTGGCGAAACATGCGGATCGGTTGAAGGCGTCACCTCACGCGGAGGGACTTCGGAAGGCCGTCGGCGGGCGACTGCCGGAGAAGGTGAAAGGCGTTGCCGTCTTTACGAACCAGACCTGCGATGCCACCCAGGGACGTAAGGCCCCAGAAGGCATTCACCTACGCACGTTGTGGGGAGAGTTGGCGTTCCAGCTTGGTGGAAAGGCTCTCTACGAACGTGTGCGGGCGAACGATGAGAGCCAGCGCGTGCCGCAGGGGCTCTTCTTCGAGGTTCTGCAGGCCGCTTCCCCGTGCCTGATCCTGCTCGACGAGTTGGCGGACTACTGCGTGGGGGCGGCGGCGGTACCGGTCGGCGATACAAGCCTGGCGGATCAGACCGTCTCCTTTATCCAGCAACTGACCGAGTCCGTGCAGCAAGTCCCGGGCGCGGTCGTGGTCGCCACGCTGCCGGCGAGCAAGTACGAGGTCGCCCAGAGTGAGAAAGGACAGGAGGCCTTCGTAACGCTGGAGAAGCGCTTCCAGCGCCTCGGAGCCGACATCAAACCGGTCTCCGACGAGGAAATCTACGACGTCGTCCGCGCTCGTCTGTTCGAGTCCATCGCGCCAGACAGCGAGTCGGACTATCCGAAGAAGGTCGCCCAGGTCTATCAGGGGATGTACGCGGCCCACGCCGGAGAGGTGCCCTCGGAGGTCGCGAGGAACACGTACCGCGAGCAGCTCCAGCGGGCTTATCCATTTCATCCGCTGCTCATCGATGCGCTGTATACCCGCTGGGGCAGCCATCCTGACTTTCAGCGAACGCGGGGCGTATTGCGACTGCTCGCGAGTATCGTCGGCGACCTCTGGAAGCGCCGCCAGGGGAATACCGAAACGCAGCACTTAATCCAGCCGTGTCATGTCCATTGGTCCGTCGATGCTCTGCAGGCGGCTCTGACACGCCTATGGGGGCCGCCGTACCAATCCGTTGCCGCTGCAGATGTGATTGGGGAGCGGTCGAATGCCGGTATCTTCGATGAGGAGCGTGGCGGCGACTATCGGAGCGAGGCTATTGGGCAAGGGCTGGCATCCGCCATACTCCTTGGCTCCTTCGGCGGTCAGGGCGGTCGGAGCGGGTTTAGCTCCAAGGATCTGAAACTGGCGTGCTCCCGGCATGGTCTGAACTGGAACTATGTCGATGGGGCCTTGCTGGAGTTGGAGAACCGCAGCTTCTACCTCCACACGACTTCGGCCGGAAGCCTGGGTAAACGCTATTGGTTCGGTACGAAACCCGCACTCACCATGTTGGTGGTTCAGTACCGCCAGCAGATGGCCAAGGAGAACTTCGAGGAAGAGATCCTGGAAGACCTGCGGGCCGAGGCACAGAAGGGCGCATTGGCTGGGGCCACATGGCGTGTGATCGTCAACCCAGCGAAGGATCTGCCGGAGCAGAAGTCGCTGACCCTTCTGATTTTACCGCCGTCGCTGGCCTGGGACGAGAACGGGGGTACCAAGGAGGCGATCCGTGAACATGTCAAGTCGATCAGTCTCCGGTGCGGAGCAAAGGATCGCATCTATCGTAACACCCTTCTCTTTCTGCTGGGAACTGTTCGGGGGCTCAATAAGCTGCGGCAAGTCCATCGAGAGTGGACAGCCCTGGATGGGGTACGGACGGACTACTGGGGACAGCTTGACGAAGAGCAACGCGAGGATCTCGGGAGGCGTCTGGACGCAGCACGGCGGGCTACCATGGAGGCGCTGGGTCCCGCGTACACGGTTGCTCTGCGAGTACGCGGACACGAGGTAGAGGCGTGTTCGCTTTCTGATGCGCGGCGTACCTTGCAGGAACACCTCGGCTATCTGTGGACGACGCTCGTCGAGGATGAGGAATGGATTCTGCGAAGCGTCGGCTCGGTGACGTTGGAGAGTACGGGCCTGATCCCGAAGGAAGGCGGATTACGATTGAAGGATGCTGTTGAGGCCTTCCTGCGGTTTACCGACAAGCCGATGGTCGCGACTAGGGAAGCGGTGACGACCGGGCTCGCGCAAGCCTGCGCTGATGGACTGGTAGGCGTCGGTCGTGGTGGGAGCCTCTCGACGCTCCTCGCCCGGTACTGCAAGGAATCGGTCTCACTGGACCCGAGCGAGGATGGTCTCTGGATCATCCCGCCGTTTACACCGGAGCCGGCGAAGTATCCAGAGAGCGCAGAGGCTACAGGCGCCAGAGTCGGTACCGGAGAATCTGGTGCTATAGGAGGAATAAGCCCAGACGCGGCCAGCAGGGACACCTCGGGAACGGCCATCGCGGCGAAGGGCGGGGTCAAGAGCACCGTTCGGCGGTTCGTTGTCCGCGGTAACGTTCCGATCGAAAACTGGGGGGAGCTCTTCCGATGCTTCGTCGGGCCTGCTGCGCGGATGAACCTCAAGAAGCTCCACTTGGGCGTGCAGTTCGAAATGGAGCTTCCTGAGGGAGGGACGTTGAGCGAGAACGATCCGGCATTGAAGGCGATGAAGGAAGCCGCACGGCAACTCGGACTTGCATTAGAAGTATTGGAGGCCGAATTTGATAGGTAG
- a CDS encoding ImmA/IrrE family metallo-endopeptidase, with product MRRLLRELEQQYPPFNQTPLRLEDLEMIADHEGLLIFRQPIPCLSCLCSYRGRSFVLVKQGLPPFLETILLGHELGHHFFHPGLDLSLLKRTLFSRGKIEQEANAFALCAILPTPALEQLIREKGYPSRTAIRGYLREEYGDITVCVEGRDRLEGLIRERVALDVLTRSFALVRRR from the coding sequence ATGCGGCGCCTGCTTCGGGAGCTGGAGCAGCAGTATCCGCCCTTCAACCAGACTCCCCTGCGCCTTGAAGATCTCGAGATGATCGCCGACCATGAAGGCCTTCTGATCTTTCGGCAACCGATCCCTTGCCTCTCCTGCCTCTGCTCGTACAGGGGACGGTCCTTTGTCCTTGTTAAGCAGGGACTCCCACCCTTCCTGGAGACGATCCTCCTCGGCCACGAGCTGGGACACCACTTCTTTCACCCTGGCCTCGACCTCTCGCTGCTCAAGCGCACCCTCTTCAGCCGGGGGAAGATCGAGCAGGAGGCGAACGCTTTTGCGCTCTGTGCGATCCTGCCCACTCCAGCCTTGGAGCAGCTGATCCGGGAGAAGGGCTATCCGTCCCGGACGGCCATCAGAGGCTACCTGCGGGAGGAATACGGGGATATCACCGTCTGTGTTGAAGGGAGGGACAGGCTGGAGGGCCTGATTCGGGAGAGAGTTGCGCTCGATGTGCTGACGCGCAGCTTCGCTTTGGTGAGACGACGATGA
- a CDS encoding DUF3631 domain-containing protein: MPEGISTLHPDHLADLTQSGLTEATIFALGLHSARPGDIARLVGFDPNGVRSALVFPYPGENGFCRVKVFPPYEKDGHAVKYLQRPKSGARLYRPPLAAQVLPDATAPLAWTEGEKKAAKACQEGLPCLGLGGLWNWLADGQPIAGLDTIAHVEREEMLYPDSDVWSRPELLKAVYALGKELEARGAIVRIAILPAGPHGEKWGLDDYLVAMERTGTPAQQSLGTLKGIPLKHPTFSRAAQWWKEWTGRREAEGGPIPDAVAVLERIGQPRFIHPAQDFLNGALSFGIPAGDTLLFVTSGRKLLKAAQLPDGVQVDHRGFDLCRFSRGGIMRFLAGETVTGSTLLRELTAFFHRFVIFRDGRLPLLLAAWTVGTYVYRIFRVFPYLVLRSPTRRCGKSRVLDLLALVAFNASPRTTNPTEAQVFRGPSKNGGTLLLDEIEHLRGEKETFQGLLAVLNSGFERGGVVQRLEKRGDRFMEISYPTYCPRALAGIAHLAETLEDRSIIVFMSRKLKQEPVERFSPGRLEEEAQRLRDACYTWALTRAADLTEAYEGEFPQLQALDDRARDLWEPLLAIALLADAEADRLGTSERLASTLVALAHHLSGVRDEGDTTTVKLIEALEAIVETEGRDVFAPSELLELLRAHNLEWVKSPKALAGLLNPLGLVSTWRWHGGKSARAYAVTPTLLIDLKARYGGEAPSLSSPIAKRDV; this comes from the coding sequence ATGCCGGAGGGAATAAGCACCCTGCATCCTGATCACCTGGCCGATCTCACACAGAGCGGCTTGACGGAAGCGACCATTTTCGCGCTCGGTCTGCACTCCGCCCGTCCCGGCGACATCGCGAGGCTCGTGGGTTTCGATCCCAACGGCGTGCGATCCGCGCTGGTCTTTCCGTATCCAGGAGAGAACGGATTCTGTCGAGTGAAGGTCTTTCCACCTTACGAAAAAGATGGGCATGCCGTGAAGTACCTGCAACGTCCGAAGAGCGGCGCTCGCCTGTACCGGCCCCCGTTGGCGGCGCAGGTCCTCCCGGATGCCACGGCACCTCTGGCCTGGACGGAGGGGGAGAAGAAGGCGGCCAAGGCGTGCCAGGAAGGTCTCCCGTGTCTGGGCCTGGGTGGACTCTGGAACTGGCTCGCGGACGGCCAGCCAATCGCCGGGCTCGACACCATCGCCCATGTCGAGCGGGAGGAGATGCTCTATCCCGACTCGGATGTTTGGAGCCGGCCGGAGTTGTTGAAGGCGGTCTATGCGTTGGGGAAGGAGCTGGAGGCCCGAGGCGCGATCGTACGCATCGCCATCCTCCCGGCCGGCCCGCATGGGGAGAAATGGGGGCTGGATGATTACCTGGTGGCGATGGAGCGAACAGGGACTCCGGCGCAACAATCGCTCGGGACGCTGAAGGGCATCCCCCTCAAACATCCCACCTTCTCCCGGGCGGCCCAGTGGTGGAAGGAGTGGACAGGGCGGCGAGAGGCCGAGGGCGGGCCTATCCCCGATGCCGTAGCCGTCCTGGAGCGGATCGGGCAGCCGCGCTTCATCCATCCGGCCCAGGACTTCCTCAACGGCGCACTCTCCTTCGGCATTCCGGCGGGGGATACTCTGCTCTTCGTCACGTCCGGGAGAAAACTCCTCAAGGCCGCCCAACTGCCGGACGGCGTGCAGGTCGATCACCGGGGGTTTGATCTCTGCCGGTTCAGCCGAGGGGGGATCATGCGTTTCCTCGCGGGGGAGACCGTCACCGGGTCCACCCTGTTACGGGAGCTGACGGCCTTCTTCCACCGGTTCGTCATCTTCCGGGATGGGCGTCTCCCCCTCCTCCTGGCCGCCTGGACCGTCGGAACGTACGTCTACCGGATCTTCCGGGTCTTCCCCTATCTCGTCCTGCGGTCACCGACGCGGCGCTGCGGCAAGTCGCGGGTGCTCGACCTCCTCGCCCTGGTGGCCTTCAACGCCTCTCCGCGCACCACCAACCCCACCGAAGCCCAGGTCTTCCGGGGACCCTCGAAGAACGGCGGAACGCTGCTGCTGGATGAGATCGAACATCTTCGGGGAGAGAAGGAGACGTTTCAGGGCCTGCTGGCGGTGTTGAACAGCGGCTTTGAACGGGGAGGCGTGGTCCAGCGGCTGGAGAAGCGCGGCGACCGCTTCATGGAGATCAGTTACCCGACCTACTGTCCGAGGGCGCTAGCCGGCATCGCCCACCTGGCCGAGACCCTCGAGGACCGGAGCATCATTGTCTTCATGTCGCGCAAGCTGAAGCAGGAACCGGTCGAACGGTTCAGCCCCGGCCGGCTGGAAGAGGAGGCCCAACGGCTGCGGGATGCCTGTTACACCTGGGCACTGACCCGGGCGGCGGATCTGACCGAGGCCTACGAGGGGGAGTTTCCGCAACTGCAGGCGTTGGACGACCGGGCCAGGGACCTGTGGGAGCCCCTCCTCGCAATCGCCCTGCTTGCCGATGCTGAAGCAGACCGCCTGGGTACGTCAGAGCGCCTGGCCTCGACCTTGGTGGCCCTGGCCCACCACCTCTCTGGGGTGCGGGATGAAGGGGACACCACGACCGTGAAGCTGATTGAAGCCTTGGAAGCCATCGTGGAGACCGAGGGGCGGGACGTCTTTGCCCCCTCAGAACTGCTCGAACTCCTCCGTGCGCACAACCTCGAGTGGGTAAAGTCCCCGAAGGCGTTAGCTGGACTCCTGAATCCCCTTGGGCTGGTTTCGACCTGGCGGTGGCATGGTGGGAAGAGTGCGCGGGCCTATGCGGTGACACCGACCCTCCTGATCGACCTCAAAGCCCGGTACGGAGGCGAGGCACCATCCCTTTCTTCCCCCATTGCAAAACGTGATGTGTAG